From the genome of Variovorax sp. RA8, one region includes:
- a CDS encoding tripartite tricarboxylate transporter TctB family protein has translation MEHNENSENPVRIGVRTHIVEAVVAAVLLIVGLGVVFESRRLGAGWTSDGPGAGYFPFYIGVIIVVSGAGILYQALLGKNRNTEVFVDSEQLKRVLSVLVPATVYVLAVTLLGLYVASAVYIALFMVVLGKYSWVKSSVIAFAVNALFFLMFEVWFKVPLFKGSLDPLRFLGY, from the coding sequence ATGGAGCACAACGAAAATTCCGAGAACCCGGTGCGCATCGGCGTGCGCACCCACATCGTCGAAGCGGTAGTGGCAGCGGTCTTGCTGATCGTCGGCCTGGGCGTGGTCTTCGAGAGCCGCCGCCTCGGCGCGGGCTGGACCTCCGACGGTCCTGGGGCTGGCTACTTCCCGTTCTACATAGGGGTGATCATCGTGGTCTCCGGCGCCGGCATCCTCTACCAGGCGCTCCTCGGCAAGAACAGGAACACCGAGGTCTTCGTCGATTCGGAGCAACTCAAGCGCGTGCTGTCGGTGCTGGTGCCGGCCACCGTCTACGTGCTGGCCGTCACCTTGCTGGGCCTGTATGTCGCCTCGGCCGTCTACATCGCGCTCTTCATGGTGGTGCTGGGCAAGTACTCCTGGGTGAAGAGCTCGGTTATCGCGTTCGCCGTCAACGCGCTCTTCTTTCTCATGTTCGAAGTCTGGTTCAAGGTGCCGCTGTTCAAGGGCTCGCTCGATCCGCTTCGCTTTCTCGGTTATTGA
- a CDS encoding Bug family tripartite tricarboxylate transporter substrate binding protein — protein MIDSIISRARTHGTKALAAALLALAGATPALAWEPTKPVEFVIPAGTGGGADQMARLLQGIVIKYKLMKEPLIVVNKSGGAGAEGFLAVKEAKGDPHKIIISLSNLFTTPMATGVPFNYKDMTPVAMLALDQFVLWTNAEQPYKNASEYIAAVKAAGPNKFKMAGTGSKQEDQIITVALEKATGTKFIYVPFKGGGEVAVQLVGGHVNSTVNNPIEAVAQWRAGKLRALCVFDDERMPFKTKVTDTQSWNDIPTCKEAGVPTNYTMLRGIFMPAGVTPDQLAFYVDLLTKVAATPEWKEYMEKGAFNPTFMTGEPFAKWLASAEATHRTLMTDAGFIAASAK, from the coding sequence ATGATCGACAGCATCATTTCGCGCGCCCGGACCCATGGCACCAAGGCGCTTGCCGCAGCCCTTCTCGCACTCGCCGGCGCCACGCCCGCACTGGCATGGGAACCGACGAAGCCGGTGGAGTTCGTGATCCCGGCCGGCACCGGCGGCGGCGCCGACCAGATGGCGCGCCTGCTGCAGGGCATCGTCATCAAGTACAAGTTGATGAAGGAGCCGCTGATCGTCGTCAACAAGTCGGGCGGCGCCGGTGCCGAAGGTTTCCTCGCGGTCAAGGAGGCGAAAGGCGACCCGCACAAGATCATCATCTCGCTGTCGAACCTGTTCACCACGCCCATGGCCACCGGCGTGCCGTTCAACTACAAGGACATGACGCCGGTGGCGATGCTGGCGCTCGACCAGTTCGTGCTCTGGACCAACGCCGAGCAGCCTTACAAGAATGCCAGCGAGTACATCGCGGCGGTCAAGGCGGCGGGCCCGAACAAGTTCAAGATGGCCGGCACCGGCTCCAAGCAGGAAGACCAGATCATCACGGTCGCGCTGGAAAAGGCCACCGGTACCAAGTTCATCTACGTGCCCTTCAAGGGCGGCGGCGAGGTGGCGGTGCAGCTGGTGGGCGGCCATGTGAACTCCACCGTCAACAACCCGATCGAGGCGGTCGCACAGTGGCGCGCCGGCAAGCTGCGCGCGCTGTGCGTGTTCGACGACGAGCGCATGCCCTTCAAGACCAAGGTCACCGACACGCAGTCGTGGAACGACATCCCGACCTGCAAGGAAGCCGGCGTGCCCACCAACTACACGATGCTGCGCGGCATCTTCATGCCGGCAGGCGTGACGCCCGACCAGTTGGCCTTCTATGTCGACTTGCTGACCAAGGTGGCAGCCACGCCGGAATGGAAGGAGTACATGGAGAAGGGGGCCTTCAACCCGACCTTCATGACCGGCGAGCCATTCGCGAAGTGGCTCGCCTCCGCCGAGGCCACGCATCGCACGCTGATGACTGACGCCGGCTTCATCGCCGCCAGCGCCAAGTAG